Proteins from a single region of Trichoderma asperellum chromosome 3, complete sequence:
- a CDS encoding uncharacterized protein (EggNog:ENOG41), with amino-acid sequence MYDKYLSGIRDDQLKVLEIGLGCNMDYGPGASYYTWLEYFSHVNLYFIEYDGQCAEKYQDKTANAQVFIGDQADTLFLAKFSAEATTDGLFDIIIDDGGHTMDQQITSLEFLWKTVKPGGLYVIEDLQTSYWESFGGNPLGRSSSKETTITYLYQLVDDLMIGKNAKKISHDLLSIDCMEEICALRKKEH; translated from the exons ATGTACGACAAGTACCTGTCGGGTATCCGAGACGACCAGTTGAAGGTCTTGGAGATCGGGCTTGGCTGCAACATG GACTATGGCCCCGGAGCATCCTATTACACCTGGCTCGAATACTTTTCCCACGTAAATCTCTACTTTATCGAGTACGATGGACAGTGCGCCGAAAAATACCAGGACAAAACCGCCAATGCACAAGTCTTCATCGGCGACCAGGCAGACACTCTCTTCCTCGCAAAGTTTTCCGCAGAAGCAACCACAGACGGGTTATTtgatataataatagatgATGGCGGGCACACGATGGACCAGCAGATAACATCCCTAGAGTTTCTCTGGAAAACCGTCAAGCCAGGTGGTTTATACGTGATTGAAGATCTACAAACTAGCTACTGGGAGTCTTTTGGTGGAAACCCTTTGGGAAGGAGCTCATCTAAAGAGACCACAATAACTTACTTGTATCAACTAGTCGACGACTTGATGATTGGTAAAAACGCAAAGAAAATCAGCCATGATTTACTTTCCATCGACTGCATGGAGGAGATTTGTGCACTACGCAAGAAGGAGCATTGA
- a CDS encoding uncharacterized protein (EggNog:ENOG41): MSSPSSSVYVHQSTSSRSSSSSRRSTDSSPRPSTTYREYDAANHTTRVTQSGRTIIVQHNKRHYDPSSPSPSYRS, encoded by the exons ATGTCtagccccagcagcagcgtttaCGTCCACCAGAGCACTTCTAGCCGCTCTTCCAGCTCATCTCGCCGTTCAACAGACTCCAGCCCTCGCCCTAGTACTACTTACCGCGAATACGATGCTG CAAACCACACTACACGAGTGACTCAATCTGGCCGCACCATCATTGTCCAGCACAACAAACGCCACTACGACCCCAGCTCGCCCTCTCCTTCCTATAGATCCTAG
- the ALTA7 gene encoding Minor allergen Alt a 7 (CAZy:AA6): protein MAPKIAIVYYSMYGHIKQLAEAEKKGAEAAGAQVDIYQIPETLSDEVLAKMHAPPKPEDIPFLEDPKTLTQYDGFLFGIPTRYGNFPAQWKTFWDKTGGIWTSGGYWGKKAGLFITTGTPGGGQESTAIAAMSTLAHHGIIYVPLGYAKTFPDVTNLNEVHGGSPWGAGSFAGADGSRQPTELELRIATTQGQAFAEALSS, encoded by the exons ATGGCTCCCAAGATTGCTATCGTCTAC TACTCCATGTACGGCCACATTAAGCAGCTCgccgaggccgagaagaagggtgCCGAGGCTGCTGGCGCCCAGGTCGACATCTACCAGATCCCCGAGACTCTGTCTGATGAGGTCCTCGCCAAGATGCACGCTCCTCCCAAGCCTGAGGATATCCCCTTCCTTGAGGACCCCAAGACCCTCACCCAGTACGACGGCTTCCTGTTTGGCATTCCCACTCGATATGGAAACTTCCCCGCTCAGTGGAAG ACCTTCTGGGACAAGACCGGTGGAATCTGGACTTCCGGCGGCTACTGGGGCAAGAAGGCCggtctcttcatcaccaccgGAACTCCCGGCGGTGGTCAGGAGTCTactgccatcgccgccatgtCCACCCTGGCTCACCACGGCATCATCTACGTTCCCCTCGGCTACGCCAAGACCTTCCCCGACGTCACCAACCTCAATGAGGTTCACGGCGGCTCCCCTTGGGGCGCCGGCTCCTTCGCTGGTGCCGATGGTTCTCGTCAACCCACCGAACTCGAGCTCAGAATTGCCACCACCCAAGGCCAGGCTTTTGCCGAGGCTCTCTCCTCGTGA
- a CDS encoding uncharacterized protein (EggNog:ENOG41), whose protein sequence is MADTTENQTPAVDETPISSVQTNAARKNSLSTYLKNRPERSELVEKNILPDSTAAPGLLASQKELQKHMLGDKLNDKISHRPTPDALLKEGVLHEDPRSPEEKYEEAIDLEYAKREGGA, encoded by the exons ATGGCGGACACCACAGAGAACCAGACCCCCGCTGTCGATGAGACCCCCATCTCTTCTGTCCAGACCAATGCTGCCCGCAAGAACTCGCTTTCCACCTACCTCAAGAACCGACCCGAACGCTCCGAGTTGGTAGAGA AGAACATCCTCCCAGATTCTACAGCTGCTCCAGGTCTCCTTGCCAGCCAAAAAGAG CTCCAGAAGCACATGCTCGGGGACAAGCTCAACGACAAGATCTCACACCGTCCCACTCCCGACGCCCTCCTCAAGGAAGGCGTCCTACACGAAGATCCCCGCTCTCCCGAAGAAAAGTACGAGGAGGCCATTGATCTGGAGTACGCCAAGCGCGAGGGCGGTGCGTAA
- a CDS encoding uncharacterized protein (EggNog:ENOG41) yields the protein MAARPGEENVATLFGDVHYFYSPVNVKPRHHRFDKGSYVYLFENASARRCRIEIANNPGTDDQDAFHGFLDQTHVRYSYKQHCTVSLTVAESVDQSEWHLPTYDPRNETKYHYKLHSLDIYFWTQQDALQFVNGVRRVLPPAQVEVLDEPGPPAQPAGMNAVIQKLETAAISDPKYNHEPVSSQSASQSSVGGAGDVSAVSSTAPSLSLPPPPPPPAQPANFAPMAYNPAAPAAPETIRHREKTPPPDEDPLNPLAVAVAYDYRGQPFTPGIPPPSALGNLGNGPHQFAAPPANPGPPVHPGIHRATTMPAQGLPSPGLPGTYGAGFPASPGFSSPPASMPPAVNQGLPGPPGPPPGGYSNYSYSQSSYTPGAPTDYSIHQQVYRPTEAEAAHGHGGHQPKKDSKGRLEENAGRLERGVTGMLKKFEKKFG from the exons ATGGCGGCAAGGCCCGGCGAGGAGAACGTAGCTACGCT CTTCGGAGATGTTCACTACTTTTACTCTCCGGTGAATGTGAAGCCCCGCCATCATCGTTTTGATAAAGGATCATACGTCTACTTGTTTGAGAACGCCAGCGCGAGGAGGTGTCGAATTGAGATTGCGAACAACCCTGGAACAGATGATCAAGATGCTTTTCATGGAT TTCTCGACCAAACGCACGTTCGGTACTCATACAAGCAACACTGCACGGTCTCTTTGACCGTAGCCGAGTCGGTCGACCAGAGCGAATGGCATCTGCCCACCTACGATCCGCGCAACGAGACCAAATATCACTACAAGCTACATTCACTCGATATATACTTCTGGACGCAGCAGGATGCGCTGCAGTTTGTCAATGGTGTCCGGCGTGTGCTTCCGCCGGCCCAGGTCGAGGTCCTCGATGAGCCAGGCCCGCCCGCTCAGCCCGCCGGAATGAACGCCGTCATCCAGAAGCTCGAGACGGCTGCCATCTCTGATCCCAAGTACAACCATGAGCCGGTGTCATCGCAGTCGGCTTCTCAAAGCTCGGTTGGCGGCGCCGGCGACGTTTCAGCCGTTTCGTCAACAGCTCCAAGCCTCTCCTTgccgcctccgcctcctcctcctgctcagcCGGCCAACTTTGCGCCGATGGCATATAACCCAGCTGCTCCGGCGGCGCCCGAGACCATTCGTCATCGCGAGAAGACCCCCCCTCCGGATGAGGATCCCCTCAATCCGTTGGCAGTCGCCGTGGCATATGATTATCGCGGACAGCCCTTCACTCCAGGCATTCCTCCGCCATCTGCACTCGGTAACTTGGGGAATGGGCCTCATCAATTCGCAGCACCTCCAGCCAATCCCGGACCTCCAGTCCATCCCGGGATTCACCGAGCCACGACGATGCCGGCGCAAGGTTTACCCTCTCCCGGACTGCCCGGCACTTATGGAGCTGGATTTCCGGCATCTCCAGGCTTCTCTTCACCGCCAGCATCAATGCCGCCAGCGGTAAACCAAGGCCTTCCTGGTCCTCCAGGTCCCCCGCCAGGCGGATACTCCAACTATTCATATTCTCAGTCGAGCTATACACCGGGGGCACCTACAGATTACTCTATACATCAACAGGTGTATCGGCCGacagaggctgaggctgctcATGGCCATGGTGGCCACCAGCCGAAGAAGGACAGTAAAGGTAGACTCGAGGAGAACGCTGGACGGCTAGAACGAGGCGTGACGGGCATGCTGAAGAAGTTTGAAAAGAAGTTTGGTTAG
- a CDS encoding uncharacterized protein (EggNog:ENOG41~TransMembrane:7 (o24-47i67-85o91-114i126-146o176-198i210-229o249-271i)) yields MGTLNCTSAPESTPSDSGVAGQGILLSFMITAGLAIILSASVILADFKGRNSITRRKLLNGYSDSQIMQGIGIQSVGLAKMNSLVPYHFFLIWMLSLLSMATHNTTLLALVRDYRRDWVLRWMRQFLMFVNLALSSVSGVFVLQTVSKGLDKSTLPVACVWKVDGERAPSNAGLSYVGTIAAMAGNVIIFVLATWYLHSRKQRFYKIVQVVGWILMTAVAIGAAVRVALLSQAFGHPSVKLSDEGEKDWSFGQLLSMLLLALPVISVIEIYRGEIKVAPPVGDDRQRPYDGELQSDPHVLTPFQPNPFFGSETDLFKKRGDRN; encoded by the exons ATGGGGACACTGAACTGCACGTCTGCACCTGAATCCACCCCCAGCGATTCGGGGGTTGCAGGACAAGGA attctcctttctttcatGATCACAGCCGGGTTGGCCATCATCTTGTCAGCGAGTGTTATCCTCGCGGACTTTAAAGGGAGAAACTCAATCACCCGGCGAAAATTACTCAACGGATACAGCGACTCACAGATCATGCAAGGGATCGGCATCCAGA GCGTTGGTCTAGCTAAGATGAACTCCCTTGTCCCGTATCATTTCTTCCTAATCTGGATGCTGTCGCTCCTGTCCATGGCAACGCACAATACAACGCTTCTGGCGCTAGTTCGAGATTATCGCCGTGACTGGGTTTTGAGATGGATGAGACAGTTTCTCATGTTCGTCAACTTGGCGCTATCGTCTGTTTCTGGGGTTTTTGTCCTTCAGACCGTCTCCAAGGGGCTAGACAAGTCGACTCTGCCCGTTGCCTGTGTCTGGAAAGTTGACGGAGAGAGAGCTCCATCAAATGCCGGTTTATCTTATGTGGGCACCATCGCGGCAATGGCGGGAAACGTAATCATCTTTGTCCTCGCAACATGGTATCTGCATAGCCGGAAGCAGAGATTCTATAAAATTGTACAAGTGGTGGGATGGATCCTCATGACGGCCGTTGCCATTGGCGCCGCCGTACGAGTAGCCCTCCTTTCTCAGGCATTTGGACACCCATCAGTAAAACTAAGCGACGAGGGAGAGAAGGACTGGAGCTTTGGTCAGCTTCTGTCGATGCTGCTCCTAGCTCTGCCCGTCATATCTGTAATTGAAATATATCGTGGAGAGATCAAAGTAGCGCCTCCAGTGGGAGATGATCGACAACGGCCGTATGATGGCGAACTGCAATCGGATCCGCACGTCCTTACGCCGTTCCAGCCGAATCCATTTTTTGGGTCTGAGACGGACCTGTttaagaaaaggggggacaGAAATTGA
- the FPR2 gene encoding Peptidyl-prolyl cis-trans isomerase fpr2 (SECRETED:SignalP(1-20)): MKAALLLSALASCAIGVVAAEDLKIDVTHSVECERKTQKGDKLSMHYRGTLLANGKQFDASYDRGQPFSFKLGAGQVIKGWDQGLLDMCIGDKRTLTIPPELGYGQRNMGPIPAGSTLVFETELLAIEGVKAPEKPTEKPTEETVAGKVAEKVASVASEAAEAAGTVLADTDETEGHEEL; the protein is encoded by the exons ATGAAGGCAGCCCTGCTTCTCTCCGCCCTGGCCTCTTGCGCCATTGGTGTCGTCGCCGCCGAGGACCTCAAGATCGATGTCACCCACTCCGTCGAGTGCGAGCGCAAGACCCAGAAGGGCGATAAGCTGTCCATGCACTACCGGGGCACTTTGCTCGCCAACGGCAAGCAGTTTGATGCTA gcTATGACCGCGGCCAGCCTTTCAGCTTCAAGCTGGGCGCCGGCCAGGTGATCAAAGG ATGGGACCAAGGTCTTCTCGACATGTGCATTGGAGACAAGAG AACTCTCACGATCCCTCCCGAGCTGGGCTACGGCCAGCGCAACATGGGTCCTATCCCGGCTGGTTCGACTTTGG TCTTTGAGACCGAGCTGTTGGCCATCGAGGGAGTCAAGGCCCCCGAGAAGCCCACCGAGAAGCCCACTGAAGAGACAGTGGCCGGAAAGGTAGCTGAGAAGGTTGCCAGCGTCGCTTccgaggctgctgaggccGCCGGGACGGTTCTCGCTGACACTGACGAGACCGAGGGTCACGAGGAGTTGTAA
- a CDS encoding uncharacterized protein (EggNog:ENOG41~TransMembrane:1 (o39-61i)): protein MYLPTPRRTAQPADGSAQLSQATRHLHTLVRRDGMGGSIIGAIIIGVIVAIVAVVLLVLFIRRRRKGKKAKYERAQGDDTREVANSRGINATATSRTGRAGRSTHPPPASSNRNNAAANGNVDRNTSVRSVMTLPAYRQDAAQNEQVIGREGERDGIDVIVDLPTEEEMEALRDEEMESMYQIRLARRQLIEEQQQRRVERQEARSRGDVTALADIRARTRAANNSTVIDDLRREMERAKENRNLSVSSVSYADVGLARHDGTRIRANSTESERIGLLSDAGNIAVSDLRLSQQHSRVMSESSVISMDSNFPSPALTRSAEAPSEARAGSSPELVEADLGDEAMPPPGYEDVSLVDDDDFQDRSIVPIHEPPPDYPGHHRSESQRSRRNETSPSLESASSQNSSTEHDERRISRGVGGVPQLPSLRIRDLPPITVEPPSARPPEREGAEEAELSPL, encoded by the exons ATGTATCTACCTACACCCAGACGAACGGCGCAACCTGCTGATGGCAGCGCACAGCTGTCGCAAGCGACTCGCCACCTCCATACGCTAGTGCGGCGGGATGGAATGGGCGGCAGCATAATAGGTGCT ATCATCATCGGCGTCATCGTCGCAATCGTTGCAGTCGTCCTTCTCGTACTATTCAtcaggcgaagaagaaagggcAAGAAGGCCAAATACGAACGTGCTCAGGGAGACGATACGAGGGAGGTAGCCAACTCCCGTGGCATCAACGCAACAGCTACATCGAGAACTGGACGAGCCGGAAGATCTACTCATCCTCCCCCTGCGTCATCAAATCGCAATAATGCAGCTGCAAATGGCAACGTGGACCGCAACACGTCGGTTCGCTCGGTCATGACTCTGCCGGCATACCGCCAGGATGCTGCACAAAACGAGCAGGTTATAGGGCGAGAAGGCGAAAGAGATGGCATCGATGTCATTGTCGACTTACCTaccgaggaggagatggaagctTTGCGCGACGAAGAGATGGAGTCCATGTACCAGATCCGGCTTGCGCGGCGACAGCTGATTGAGGAACAACAACAGAGGAGAGTTGAGCGACAAGAAGCCCGGTCACGAGGCGACGTCACGGCTCTGGCGGATATCCGTGCCCGCACACGGGCTGCGAATAACAGCACCGTTATTGATGACCTTCGACGGGAGATGGAACGGGCCAAGGAGAACAGAAATCTATCCGTGTCAAGCGTATCTTATGCAGACGTTGGACTGGCTCGCCATGACGGTACACGAATCCGTGCCAATAGCACCGAAAGCGAGCGCATTGGCCTTCTTTCGGATGCCGGGAACATCGCGGTGTCTGATTTGCGATTATCCCAACAACACAGCCGCGTGATGAGCGAGAGCTCGGTCATCAGCATGGATAGCAACTTTCCCTCACCGGCCCTGACCCGATCTGCAGAGGCCCCAAGCGAAGCTAGGGCAGGATCGAGCCCCGAGCTCGTGGAGGCGGATTTGGGTGACGAAGCTATGCCACCTCCAGGGTATGAAGATGTTTCTCTtgtggacgacgacgatttcCAAGACCGATCCATCGTGCCAATACATGAACCACCACCAGATTACCCAGGACATCATCGATCAGAGTCGCAAAGGAGCCGGCGGAATGAGACATCGCCGTCTCTTGAGTCGGCCTCCAGCCAAAACAGTTCGACAGAGCATGACGAACGACGGATCAGCCGCGGCGTTGGTGGTGTACCCCAACTACCCAGCCTGCGAATCAGGGACCTTCCTCCGATTACGGTTGAACCGCCAAGTGCACGGCCACCAGAGCGTGAAGGcgccgaggaggccgagCTGAGCCCATTGTAA